Proteins from a single region of Puntigrus tetrazona isolate hp1 chromosome 2, ASM1883169v1, whole genome shotgun sequence:
- the nrd1a gene encoding nardilysin — protein sequence MPQTNKFKSAAASSAAQSAGPDRGEALRDPNAPPGDSGGEANQGDPQIIKSPSDPKQYRYIELSNGLRALLISDLSGLDGKAEDEDDEDSEEEEEEEEAGGGGEEEEGDSGEGTDEESEEEGDSQDSDFEELDEDNDRKKKKGSEKQSAAALCIGVGSFSDPNDLPGLAHFLEHMVFMGSEKYPSENGFDAFLKKHGGSDNASTDCERTIFQFDVQRKRFKEALDRWAQFFICPLMIEDAIDREVEAVDSEYQLAKPSDSHRKEMLFGSLAKPNHPMSKFCWGNAQTLKTEPKENNINVYKRLREFWKRYYSAHYMTLAVQSKESLDTLEEWVREIFSQVPNNGQLKPDFSDQLSPFETPAFNKLYRVVPVRKVHALTITWALPPQEKHYRVKPLHYIAWLIGHEGTGSILSMLRRKCWALALFGGNSETGFDQNTTYSIFSISITLTDEGFQNFHEVAHLVFQYLKMLQTLGPQQRIYEEIQKIEANEFHYQEQTDPIEYVEDICENMQLFPKEDFLTGDQLMFEFKPEVISAALNLLTPEKANLLLLSPEHEGQCPLREKWFGTQYSVEDIQQHWRELWAGDFDLNPSLHLPAENKFIATDFALKTSDCPDTEYPVRIMNNDRGCLWYKKDNKFKIPKGYVRFHLISPVVQKSPKNLVLFDLFVNILVHNLAEPAYEADVAQLEYKLVAGEHGLVIKVKGFNHKLPLLFNLIVDYLADFSAAPDVFSMFAEQLKKTYFNILIKPEKLGKDVRLLILEHSRWSTIQKYQAVLDGLSVDELMEFVSSFKSELYAEGLVQGNFNSTESMGFLQYVTEKLQFKKLSVEVPVLFRVVKLPQKHHLCKVKSLNKGDANSEVTVYYQSGPKNLREHTLMELLVMHMEEPCFDFLRTKETLGYHVYPTCRNTSGVLGFSVTVETQATKFNTELVETKIEEFLVSFGEKMNSLSDEAFKTQVTALVKLKGCEDTHLGEEVDRNWTEVVTQQYVFDRLSREIDALKLMTKAELVNWFMEHRGEGNRKLSVHVVGYGVEENDPRSAEQPAAGDEEEEGSKMSLYGEVSKLTFLPASTLLASAAIITDIPAFTSTLNLYPYHKILK from the exons ATGCCCCAGACAAACAAGTTCAAAAGTGCTGCAGCTAGCAGTGCTGCTCAGTCTGCTGGTCCAGACCGGGGAGAAGCACTCAGAGACCCCAACGCACCTCCAGGGGACAGTGGTGGAGAGGCCAACCAAGGAGACCCTCAAATTATTAAATCTCCCAGTGACCCCAAACAATACAG ATACATTGAACTGAGTAACGGACTGAGGGCTCTCCTGATCTCTGATCTGAGTGGTTTAGATGGGAAAGctgaagatgaggatgatgaagattcagaggaggaggaggaagaagaggaggcaGGGGGagggggagaggaagaggagggagaCTCGGGGGAAGGAACAGATGAGGAATCTGAAGAAGAAGGGGACAGTCAAGATAGCGACTTTGAGGAGCTTGATGAGGACAACgacaggaagaagaaaaaaggatctgaaaaacag TCTGCAGCAGCCCTTTGTATTGGTGTAGGGAGTTTCAGTGACCCTAATGACCTACCTGGCCTTGCACACTTCCTGGAGCACA TGGTGTTCATGGGCAGTGAAAAGTACCCTTCTGAAAATGGCTTTGATGCATTCCTTAAAAAGCATGGCGGCAGTGATAATGCTTCCACTGATTGTGAAAGAACCATTTTCCAATTTGATGTCCAGAGAAAACGCTTCAAAGAAGCCCTTGACAG ATGGGCTCAGTTTTTCATCTGTCCTCTTATGATTGAAGACGCCATTGACAGAGAAGTTGAGGCTGTGGATAGTG AATATCAGCTTGCTAAGCCTTCAGACTCTCACCGTAAGGAAATGCTCTTTGGCAGCCTAGCAAAGCCCAACCATCCCATGAGCAAGTTCTGCTGGG GAAATGCACAGACCCTGAAGACTGAGCCTAAGGAAAATAATATCAATGTTTACAAGCGACTCCGTGAGTTTTGGAAGAGATACTACTCTGCCCATTACATGACCTTAGCTGTGCAGTCTAAAG AGAGTCTTGACACCCTTGAGGAATGGGTTAGAGAAATCTTCAGTCAGGTGCCCAACAA TGGACAGCTGAAACCCGATTTTTCAGACCAGTTGAGCCCCTTTGAAACACCTGCTTTCAACAAACTTTACAGAG tGGTGCCTGTTAGAAAAGTACATGCCCTTACCATCACATGGGCTCTACCCCCTCAAGAGAAGCACTATAG GGTAAAGCCTCTACATTACATTGCTTGGCTGATTGGCCATGAGGGAACTGGAAGTATCCTGTCTATGCTTCGGAGGAA GTGCTGGGCCCTGGCTTTGTTCGGAGGAAACAGTGAAACTGGTTTTGATCAGAACACCACATATTCAATATTTAGTATCTCCATCACTCTGACTGATGAGGGCTTCCAGAACTTCCATGAG GTTGCTCATCTGGTCTTCCAGTACTTGAAAATGCTTCAGACCCTTGGGCCCCAGCAGAG AATATATGAAGAAATTCAAAAGATTGAGGCCAATGAATTTCACTATCAGGAGCAG ACTGATCCTATTGAATATGTGGAGGACATCTGTGAAAACATGCAGCTGTTCCCAAAAGAGGACTTCTTAACAGGAGACCAGTTAATGTTTGAGTTCAAGCCAGAG GTGATCTCTGCTGCGCTAAACCTCCTCACACCAGAGAAGGCCAACTTGCTTCTTTTGTCTCCAGAGCATGAAGGCCAGTGCCCACTCAGGGAAAAGTGGTTTGGGACCCAGTACAGTGTAGAGG acaTACAGCAGCACTGGAGAGAGCTTTGGGCAGGAGATTTCGATTTAAACCCAAGCCTTCACCTGCCTGCTGAAAATAAATTCATCG CCACCGATTTTGCCCTCAAAACCTCTGACTGTCCAGACACAGAGTACCCTGTCAGAATAATGAACAATGACAGAGGGTGTTTGTGGTATAAGAAGGACAACAAGTTCAAGATCCCCAAAG GGTACGTGCGGTTCCACCTCATATCACCTGTGGTTCAGAAGTCTCCAAAAAA CCTGGTGCTTTTTGACCTGTTTGTGAATATCCTGGTGCATAACTTGGCGGAGCCGGCCTACGAGGCTGATGTGGCCCAGCTAGAATATAAATTGGTTGCAGGAGAGCATGGTCTTGTCATCAAAGTTAAAGGCTTCAACCACAAACTACCG ttgCTGTTCAACCTGATTGTGGATTATCTTGCTGATTTCTCCGCCGCTCCTGATGTCTTCAGCATGTTTGCAGAGCAGCTAAAGAAAACCTACTTTAACATCCTCATCAAACCTGAGAAGCTTGGAAA AGACGTGAGGCTTCTGATTCTAGAGCACTCTCGCTGGTCAACCATTCAGAAGTACCAGGCTGTGCTGGATGGGCTCAGTGTGGATGAGCTCATGGAGTTTGTGAGCAGCTTCAAGTCAGAGCTGTACGCTGAAGGACTAGTGCAGGGAAACTTCAATAGCACT gAATCCATGGGATTTTTGCAGTATGTTACAGA GAAATTGCAATTCAAGAAGCTGTCAGTAGAGGTCCCTGTTCTCTTCAGAGTGGTAAAGCTTCCTCAGAAACATCATCTCTGCAAAGTGAAGTCTCTCAACAAAGGTGATGCAAACTCTGAGGTCACTGTGTATTACCAG TCCGGTCCTAAGAACCTTCGTGAGCACACTCTTATGGAGCTACTAGTG ATGCACATGGAGGAGCCATGCTTTGATTTTCTCCGAACCAAAGAGACGCTGGG ATATCATGTCTACCCAACCTGTAGAAACACATCAGGTGTTCTTGGATTCTCAGTCACAGTGGAGACTCAGGCCACCAAGTTCAA CACTGAGCTGGTAGAAACAAAGATTGAGGAGTTTCTGGTGAGCTTTGGAGAAAAGATGAACAGCTTGAGTGATGAGGCTTTTAAGACACAGGTGACTGCTCTCGTCAAGCTGAAGGGTTGCGAAGACACCCATCTTGGTGAGGAGGTGGACAGGAACTGGACAGAGGTGGTCACGCAGCAATACGTCTTCGACAGACTCAGCCGAGAG ATTGATGCACTGAAACTCATGACCAAGGCTGAACTCGTGAACTGGTTCATGGAACACCGGGGTGAAGGCAACAGGAAGCTAAGTGTACAT GTTGTTGGTTATGGAGTAGAAGAGAACGACCCTCGTAGTGCAGAACAGCCGGCCGCTGGAGACGAAGAGGAGGAAGGCAGTAAGATGTCGTTGTATGGGGAGGTTTCCAAACTCACCTTCCTTCCTGCTTCCACTTTACTGGCCTCAGCCGCTATCATTACAGACATCCCGGCCTTCACTTCCACCCTCAATCTTTACCCTTACCACAAGATtctcaaataa